A region from the Salvelinus sp. IW2-2015 linkage group LG19, ASM291031v2, whole genome shotgun sequence genome encodes:
- the LOC111979314 gene encoding heterogeneous nuclear ribonucleoprotein C isoform X1: MDLSPTTSSLMASNVTNKTDPRSLNSRVFIGNLNTLLVTKADVEEIFSKYGKIVGCSVHKGFAFVQFANERCARAAVGAEDGRMIVGQVLDINLAGEPKPHRSKTAKRSAEEMYRSDSISPTFDLDYDFQRDYYDRVYSYPSRVPPPPPPLSRAVIPSKRPRVSMTGGGSRRTKASFSSSSKSSQRASSRTMKTDDLQTIKKELTMIKHKVDYLLESLDRMEKDHSKKSDEKGAKPEPGEVSSQQHCSNKEESIKREREDLNDSEEEEGDLLEEEEVKSQQREEEDDDDEEEEGEHVDGDDDGDSVNGDEDS, from the exons TCTGTCCCCCACCACCAGCAGCCTGATGGCCAGCAACGTGACCAACAAGACGGACCCGCGCTCGCTCAACTCGCGGGTCTTTATCGGGAACCTCAACACACTCCTGGTCACCAAGGCAGACGTGGAGGAAATCTTCAGCAAGTATGGCAAGATCGTAGGCTGTTCTGTGCACAAGGGCTTTGCCTTCGTCCAGTTCGCCAACGAGAGATGTGCCCGAGCCGCTGTAGGGGCCGAGGATGGACGCATGATCGTGGGACAGGTGCTGG acaTTAACTTGGCTGGAGAACCCAAACCCCACAGGTCAAAGACCGCAAAGCGCTCGGCGGAAGAGATGTACAGGTCTGATTCAAT TAGTCCCACATTTGATCTGGACTATGACTTCCAGAGAGATTACTATGACCG AGTGTACTCGTACCCATCCCGtgtgccccctcctcctccacccttgtCCCGAGCAGTGATCCCGTCCAAGCGCCCGCGGGTCAGCATGACTGGAGGGGGCAGCCGCCGCACCAAGGCcagtttctcctcttcctccaagaGCAGCCAGAGGGCATCCTCAAGAACAA tgaaAACAGATGACCTGCAGACCATCAAGAAGGAGCTGACAATGATTAAACACAAAGTAGACTACCTGCTGGAGAGCCTAGACCGCATGGAGAAGGACCACAGCAAGAAGTCAG ATGAGAAGGGTGCAAAGCCTGAGCCTGGAGAGGTTTCCTCACAGCAGCACTGCAGCAACAAGGAGGAGAGCatcaagagggagagggaggatctCAACgactctgaggaggaggagggggatctgctagaagaggaggag GTGAAGAGTCAACaaagggaagaggaggatgatgatgatgaagaggaggaaggagagcatGTGGATGGAGACGACGATGGTGACAGTGTCAACGGAGATGAGGACTCTTAG
- the LOC111979314 gene encoding heterogeneous nuclear ribonucleoprotein C isoform X2: MDLSPTTSSLMASNVTNKTDPRSLNSRVFIGNLNTLLVTKADVEEIFSKYGKIVGCSVHKGFAFVQFANERCARAAVGAEDGRMIVGQVLDINLAGEPKPHRSKTAKRSAEEMYSSPTFDLDYDFQRDYYDRVYSYPSRVPPPPPPLSRAVIPSKRPRVSMTGGGSRRTKASFSSSSKSSQRASSRTMKTDDLQTIKKELTMIKHKVDYLLESLDRMEKDHSKKSDEKGAKPEPGEVSSQQHCSNKEESIKREREDLNDSEEEEGDLLEEEEVKSQQREEEDDDDEEEEGEHVDGDDDGDSVNGDEDS; this comes from the exons TCTGTCCCCCACCACCAGCAGCCTGATGGCCAGCAACGTGACCAACAAGACGGACCCGCGCTCGCTCAACTCGCGGGTCTTTATCGGGAACCTCAACACACTCCTGGTCACCAAGGCAGACGTGGAGGAAATCTTCAGCAAGTATGGCAAGATCGTAGGCTGTTCTGTGCACAAGGGCTTTGCCTTCGTCCAGTTCGCCAACGAGAGATGTGCCCGAGCCGCTGTAGGGGCCGAGGATGGACGCATGATCGTGGGACAGGTGCTGG acaTTAACTTGGCTGGAGAACCCAAACCCCACAGGTCAAAGACCGCAAAGCGCTCGGCGGAAGAGATGTACAG TAGTCCCACATTTGATCTGGACTATGACTTCCAGAGAGATTACTATGACCG AGTGTACTCGTACCCATCCCGtgtgccccctcctcctccacccttgtCCCGAGCAGTGATCCCGTCCAAGCGCCCGCGGGTCAGCATGACTGGAGGGGGCAGCCGCCGCACCAAGGCcagtttctcctcttcctccaagaGCAGCCAGAGGGCATCCTCAAGAACAA tgaaAACAGATGACCTGCAGACCATCAAGAAGGAGCTGACAATGATTAAACACAAAGTAGACTACCTGCTGGAGAGCCTAGACCGCATGGAGAAGGACCACAGCAAGAAGTCAG ATGAGAAGGGTGCAAAGCCTGAGCCTGGAGAGGTTTCCTCACAGCAGCACTGCAGCAACAAGGAGGAGAGCatcaagagggagagggaggatctCAACgactctgaggaggaggagggggatctgctagaagaggaggag GTGAAGAGTCAACaaagggaagaggaggatgatgatgatgaagaggaggaaggagagcatGTGGATGGAGACGACGATGGTGACAGTGTCAACGGAGATGAGGACTCTTAG